Proteins encoded by one window of Panicum virgatum strain AP13 chromosome 7N, P.virgatum_v5, whole genome shotgun sequence:
- the LOC120683885 gene encoding homeobox protein Hox-A13-like, whose protein sequence is MDEHRTRRSPAGERFMGMFSSPSTPSSSPTEPSFVAGDELHEDDFLFSSPDAAAPAPPPGSPGRGLPQQGHLGLLAALAMHEGDRRLLVRGGAGGGGAAAAAASAGTLLRRKATIAAAAASVSASAAAATGSGGGGALSPSQSPTSAARTIPATARLKNAGPAPPYHQSAPVRVPVRPPRKPEMGRWDEFGDDDDDFRRGDAAMLPPHEMVARASAGGVGPAAPFSMLEGAGRTLKGRDLRRVRDAVLRQTGFLD, encoded by the coding sequence ATGGACGAGCACCGGACGCGCCGGTCGCCGGCGGGCGAGCGCTTCATGGGGATGTTCTcatcgccgtcgacgccctcCTCGTCTCCGACGGAGCCCTCGTTCGTCGCCGGGGACGAGCTCCACGAGGACGACTTCCTCTTCTCGTCGCcggacgccgcggcgccggcgccgccgcccgggagCCCCGGCCGGGGGCTGCCGCAGCAGGGGCacctcggcctcctcgccgcgctggCGATGCACGAGGGGGACAGGCGCCTcctcgtccgcggcggcgccggagggggaggggcggctgccgccgccgccagcgcgggGACGCTGCTCCGGCGCAAGGCGACcatcgcggcggccgccgcctctgtctcggcctcggcggcggcggcgaccgggagcgggggcgggggcgctcTGTCGCCCTCCCAGTCCCCGACCTCCGCTGCGCGGACTATCCCGGCGACCGCGCGGCTGAAGAACGCCGGGCCAGCCCCGCCGTACCACCAGTCGGCGCCGGTGAGGGTGCCCGTCCGGCCGCCCCGGAAGCCGGAGATGGGCCGGTGGGATGAATTcggtgatgacgacgacgacttccGGCGCGGCGACGCCGCCATGCTGCCCCCGCACGAGATGGTCGCCCGCGCGTCCGCTGGTGGGGTCGGGCCGGCCGCGCCGTTCTCCATGCTCGAGGGCGCCGGGCGCACGCTCAAGGGCCGAGACCTGCGGCGGGTGCGCGACGCCGTGCTTAGGCAAACCGGATTCCTGGACTGA